Proteins from a single region of Apium graveolens cultivar Ventura chromosome 7, ASM990537v1, whole genome shotgun sequence:
- the LOC141673340 gene encoding uncharacterized protein LOC141673340 — protein sequence MLRHPADSPQWRTIDGKFPEFGGEVRNLRLGLCADGMNPYRTLSSTHTTWPVLLTIYNLPPWLCMKRKYIMLTLLIPGPKEVGNNIDVYLQPLIEDLKLLWDQELQKNVYMGHRTFLPLTHPYRKRKNDFDGTMETRVAHFPLTGKEVFERVKDIDVVLGKLYEKPTPNSIWKKRSIFWDLPYWEHLQVRHCLDFMHIEKKVCESIIGTLLNIPGKMKDGMKARLDLQKLGVRAELAPQQSGKRAYLPPACYTLSRKEKISFCECLSSVKVPSGYSSNPKNLVSMKDLKLLGLKSHDCHVLMQHFLPVTIRGILPRHVRVVITKLCFFFNAICSKVIDPLTLDKLQADIIVTLCEFEMYFLHSFFDIMVHLVTHLVREIKICGPLYVRQMYPFERFLCILKAYVRNRHHPETSIVEGYSVKETIEFCTDYLASTDPFGIPRSRHEGGLDGQGTVGHKMITPGVEMLDRAHLFVLQHMTEVNPYLQEHILEIRRKNPSKGGKWVTNEHNRSFVKWFKDRVMSQYSKSPSTVSNTLKWLAYGPNMPLSSFQGYDVNGYSFYTQHQDNKSTVQNSGISVEAFSTEFERDESGFTLVDFNRFGHEDDPFILATQVKQVFYIRDLADVRWSIVLQGKRRIIGVDNVEDEEEYNQFDENPPFSIGLQTTSIEDSTDISYACNDHNEGVWIDHQ from the exons ATGCTCCGACACCCGGCTGACTCTCCGCAATGGAGAACCATTGATGGTAAATTCCCAGAATTTGGAGGAGAAGTTAGAAATCTACGACTAGGGCTTTGTGCAGACGGCATGAATCCGTATCGCACTCTAAGCTCTACACATACCACTTGGCCGGTTCTTCTAACGATATATAACTTGCCTCCTTGGCTATGCATGAAGCGTAAGTACATCATGTTGACATTGTTAATCCCTGGTCCTAAAGAAGTTGGAAATAATATAGATGTTTATCTTCAGCCACTTATTGAGGATTTAAAGTTATTGTGGGATCAAG AACTGCAAAAAAATGTATATATGGGTCATCGCACGTTTCTTCCACTTACTCACCCTTATCGTAAGAGGAAAAATGATTTTGATGGGACTATGGAGACTCGAGTGGCTCATTTTCCTTTAACCGGGAAGGAGGTCTTTGAACGAGTTAAAGACATTGATGTTGTTCTTGGGAAGCTGTATGAAAAGCCAACTCCGAATAGTatttggaagaaaagatctaTATTTTGGGATCTACCATATTGGGAACACTTGCAAGTGAGACATTGCCTTGACTTTATGCATATTGAAAAAAAAGTTTGTGAAAGTATTATTGGGACACTATTGAATATACCTGGTAAGATGAAGGATGGGATGAAAGCCAGGCTAGACTTGCAAAAGCTGGGTGTACGAGCTGAGTTAGCACCACAACAATCTGGTAAACGTGCGTATCTACCTCCCGCTTGTTACACTTTGTCCAGGAAAGAGAAAATAAGCTTTTGTGAGTGTTTATCAAGTGTCAAAGTTCCATCTGGATATTCCTCAAATCCAAAAAACCTCGTCTCAATGAAAGACTTGAAGCTTTTAGGTTTGAAGTCACATGATTGTCACGTGCTAATGCAACATTTTCTACCGGTTACAATTCGAGGCATATTGCCGAGGCACGTGAGAGTGGTTATCACGAAATTGTGCTTCTTCTTTAATGCTATATGTAGCAAGGTCATCGATCCCTTGACTTTGGATAAATTGCAAGCTGATATTATAGTCACACTTTGTGAATTTGAAATGTATTTCCTACATTCATTCTTCGACATTATGGTGCATTTAGTGACTCATCTTGTGAGAGAGATAAAAATTTGTGGTCCTTTGTATGTGCGTCAAATGTATCCTTTCGAGAGGTTTCTATGCATTTTAAAAGCATATGTGAGAAATCGGCATCATCCTGAAACAAGCATAGTTGAAGGGTATTCGGTTAAAGAGACTATTGAATTTTGCACGGACTATCTAGCATCTACTGATCCATTTGGAATTCCGAGATCTCGTCATGAAGGTGGACTTGACGGTCAGGGTACAGTAGGACATAAAATGATCACTCCCGGTGTTGAAATGCTTGATAGAGCCCATCTCTTTGTTCTACAACACATGACAGAAGTTAATCCTTACTTACAAGAGCACATACTGGAGATTCGACGAAAGAATCCCTCTAAGGGTGGCAAGTGGGTTACAAATGAACATAATCGATCTTTTGTGAAATGGTTTAAAGATCGAGTGATGTCTCAATATTCAAAAAGTCCTTCAACAGTTTCCAATACTCTGAAGTGGTTAGCTTATGGCCCAAACATGCCACTGAGTTCTTTTCAAGGATATGATGTAAATGGGTACAGTTTCTACACACAACATCAAGATAATAAGAGCACCGTGCAAAATAGTGGAATATCTGTAGAAGCTTTTTCAACAGAATTTGAAAGAG ATGAGTCAGGTTTCACTTTGGTTGACTTCAATCGGTTTGGTCATGAGGACGATCCATTTATACTTGCAACACAGGTCAAACAAGTTTTTTATATTCGAGACCTGGCTGATGTGAGGTGGTCAATTGTTCTTCAAGGTAAGCGACGTATTATTGGAGTTGATAATGTCGAAGATGAGGAAGAGTATAATCAATTTGACGAGAACCCCCCTTTCTCAATTGGCCTACAAACCACATCTATAGAAGATAGTACAGATATAAGTTATGCATGCAATGACCATAACGAAGGGGTATGGATTGATCATCAATAA